In Thermomicrobiales bacterium, the genomic window GCCGATACACCGGCGGTGAGCCGAAGGTGACCGCCAGCGGCGCGACCATTGCCGACCTGATCGACAATCTGGATATCGCCTATCCCGGCATACGCGACCGTATCGTCGAGAACGACGGTGAGATTCGCCGTTTCGTGAACGTCTTCGTGAATGGCAACAACGTGCGCAAGCTGGACGGCGCTCAAACGGCGATCAAGGATGGCGACGAGGTCGGTATCGTGCCAGCCATGGCAGGTGGAGCGCGGTAGTGCCGGTCATTCGCCTGCCGTCCGCCATGCGTGACGCGATCTACGCGCACGGCCGGGAGGAGTATCCGCGCGAATGTATGGGAATGATCGGTGGCGTCGGAGACGAATTGATCGATCTTTACCGAATGGTAAACACCTCGGAGATCGACAAGGCTTACGCCGACGACCCGATCGAGAACATCGAGGTTGGCGAGACGATGGATGCACGCGGACAACTGCCGCTCGTCATCTATCACTCACACCCCGGGACCGAGGCGTATTTCTCGCCCACTGACGAACGTGTTGCCCGCGAAGGGCTCTGGGGGCCGATCGTTTACATCGTCGCCTCGATCAAACCGGACGCCGATCCGTATATGAAGGCGTTTCGTATTCCGTTCGATGACGCGCCGGTCGAAGAGGTCGAGATCGAGATCGTGTAGCGTTCGACGATAAGCAAAGATTTCGAACGGCAGGAATCACCAACAACGCCCGGACCAGAACGGCCCGGGCGTTGTTGGTTGTGCAGATCCGGTGTTTACGCGACAGCGCCGGCGAGGGCAGGGACAAAGCAGCCGACCTCGGTGTATTCGATGTCAGCGAGATTCATGGGGCCATGCTCCCCGCACATCGGGCAGTTGGGATCGCGGTCGAGGTTCAGTTCACGGAACTCTTCTTCCAGCGCGTCGTACATGAGCAGCCGGCCAGAGAGGGTCGTACCGATCCCGAGCGCAATCTTGAGCACCTCGGTCGACTGAATGAGACCGATGATTCCCGGGAGAACGCCAAGCACGCCGCCTTCGGCGCAGTTCGGCGCAAGATCGGGTGGTGGCGGATCGGGGAAGATGCACCGGTAGCAGGGACCGTTTGGCGGATCGAAGACGGTCGATTGCCCTTCGAAGCGGAAGATGCTGCCATGCACATTCGGCTTGCCGAGCAAGACGCAGGCATCGTTGATGAGGTAGCGGGTGGAGAAGTTGTCGGTGCCGTCCAGGATGATGTCGTAATCGC contains:
- a CDS encoding ubiquitin-like small modifier protein 1, whose translation is MSTTTNVLVLIPAPLRRYTGGEPKVTASGATIADLIDNLDIAYPGIRDRIVENDGEIRRFVNVFVNGNNVRKLDGAQTAIKDGDEVGIVPAMAGGAR
- a CDS encoding M67 family metallopeptidase encodes the protein MPVIRLPSAMRDAIYAHGREEYPRECMGMIGGVGDELIDLYRMVNTSEIDKAYADDPIENIEVGETMDARGQLPLVIYHSHPGTEAYFSPTDERVAREGLWGPIVYIVASIKPDADPYMKAFRIPFDDAPVEEVEIEIV